Proteins encoded within one genomic window of Citrobacter amalonaticus Y19:
- a CDS encoding ABC transporter permease — translation MAAKQTMLWLLVWRALRLRFQRVSVVFAALMVGATIVTALSAVWFDINTKMSEELRTFGANFYIGPGHGASMPQQALQTILDEAPPGLVHGASPWLYGMARTELEKVVIVGVWFESLQKLVPYWQVQGSWIGVSFDDRNAMIGVKLAERLNVQPGDNVTLVDHNQRKNLQIKGIVEAGDATDNMLIVSLDVAQAWLHQPGKISHGLLSVSNDVGQVDRYASRLQSQYPELEIRPVRKVSASEGQVLDKIKGLMGLVSLVILALSSLCVNTTLMAIVGERAREFALQKALGASNGDIVRQILLETCIIALAAVVCGWLLGYLLAQLLGLTVFNATISLRLPVLPGTLALSLLVAILAAIVPVRRAVSVEPAKVLKGE, via the coding sequence ATGGCCGCTAAACAGACAATGCTCTGGTTGCTGGTATGGCGGGCGCTGCGTCTGCGCTTTCAGCGGGTCAGCGTGGTTTTTGCCGCGCTGATGGTGGGGGCGACCATCGTGACGGCGCTGAGCGCGGTATGGTTCGACATCAATACCAAAATGAGTGAAGAGCTGCGCACCTTTGGCGCCAATTTCTACATCGGGCCGGGGCACGGCGCGAGTATGCCGCAGCAGGCGCTACAGACGATTCTGGATGAGGCGCCGCCGGGGTTGGTTCACGGCGCCAGTCCGTGGCTGTACGGCATGGCGCGTACCGAACTGGAAAAAGTGGTGATTGTTGGCGTCTGGTTCGAATCGCTGCAAAAACTGGTGCCGTACTGGCAGGTGCAGGGCAGCTGGATTGGCGTCAGCTTTGACGATCGCAACGCGATGATTGGCGTTAAGCTTGCGGAGCGCCTCAACGTTCAGCCCGGCGATAACGTCACGCTGGTCGATCATAACCAGCGCAAAAATCTACAGATAAAAGGCATTGTTGAAGCGGGTGATGCCACGGACAACATGCTGATCGTCAGTCTCGACGTGGCGCAGGCCTGGCTGCATCAGCCGGGAAAAATCAGCCACGGCCTGTTGAGCGTGAGTAACGATGTCGGCCAGGTCGATCGCTACGCCAGTCGCCTGCAAAGCCAGTATCCGGAGCTGGAAATTCGCCCAGTGCGTAAGGTATCCGCCTCCGAAGGGCAGGTGCTGGACAAGATAAAAGGGCTGATGGGACTGGTATCGCTGGTGATACTGGCGCTCTCTTCCCTGTGCGTGAATACCACCCTGATGGCGATAGTGGGCGAACGCGCCCGTGAGTTCGCCCTGCAAAAAGCGCTGGGCGCCAGCAATGGCGATATCGTGCGACAAATCTTGCTGGAAACCTGCATTATCGCCCTCGCTGCCGTGGTGTGCGGCTGGCTGCTGGGGTATTTGCTGGCGCAGTTGTTGGGGCTGACGGTATTCAACGCGACGATCTCGCTGCGTCTGCCGGTGCTGCCTGGCACCCTGGCGTTGTCTTTACTGGTCGCCATTCTGGCGGCGATTGTTCCGGTTCGGCGTGCGGTCAGCGTCGAACCCGCTAAAGTGCTGAAAGGAGAGTAG